The Ostrea edulis chromosome 1, xbOstEdul1.1, whole genome shotgun sequence genomic sequence GTGCTTCTCTCGGGACTCTCAGCTTGACCAAAATGACAGTATTCAGTCAGTAAATGGACAGATCTTGCACAGTTTTGCACAATCACTCTTTTTCCTCCTAAACCAAATTATGATCACCAGGATCATACAGCCTTTGTTCCAGTGTCTGAATCAGATGATGCAGATTTTCTGGCATTTGAAAATGCAATGTTTAATGGTTGAAAATCTAAAGTGCAAGAAAGCTGTCTAGCTATGATTAATAACCCTTGTACTGCCAGTGATGCTATAGATAACAGTGTCTGTGTGTGCCAAGCTGATAAGGAGCTCCAGCCACTGACTGTGCCAGGctgatttgtttatttctgCTCAAATTACACATGCTGCAAATTATCTTAATTATCACCTCTTTCTAATCCTTTTTGCTGATAACAATCTGTGAATTTTTTTTGTAGAGAGAAACAAAGAAAAAGATTGTGAagaattattttgatatattgatttgtttaaaagatataaagaaatgaaatatagttATTGACATAAAAAGCAGTAAATTCCCAAAATTTATTCTTAATTAATTCTGTTCAAATTGACAGCAccatttttatatttctttattctaCAATCATTCCTTTGGATATTTATGTTAAATTACCCTCAAATACTTGTTAAATTTGCCCATAAAACACAATTTACACAGGGTGGTATGCAACCAAAAAAATGGAGAACAACTACACTGAATGTTCCATTGAATTTAAACTCAGTTGTGAGTGAATTGTCTTAATCAGTTCATTCAGAGTCACTACTTTCCACATTTTGGTACTGAAGACGGTTGTAAGCCTGTTTATAGTCCTTCGACGTGTGATACAACTTAAAACAAGGGTCAACACACAGTCCAATATCACATATTTTGCACTCGTATGACGACCGCACAGTTTTCCTGCCATCTCCAACACTTTTCCGTTTTCCTGTGGTTGTGGAACACACTGGACAGGTCCTCAAAGGTTTAGACTTCTGTCCTtccttttgtaaaattttggtCAGAAAATGACGACCAGTCAAGCGTTCCACATCCCTTGGATCGGCTGCTCCTCGGACTTGAGTTGGCTGGGGGTTGGTCTCACCTACTAGAGACTTGATGATTTCTCTTCTAAACACACGATGCAAGACTGGTTTTTTCCCCAAGTCTTGCACAATGTTCCTTGTACAGGAggtacagtacacgacacgagttttatacaccccaccgtggagacacggtggaaaatccacggagatacatgTGCACGTCTCTTTTGTCCTTCCATTTAAGCAGCTGAAGTGTACCATTTGTCATTGCTACACTTTCACCCTTCTTCAGTTTGACTGTTTTCAGGTCTGCAGGAACTCCTTTGCGGTTGACACGCATGGTCCCACAGGCTCCTGTCTGCCGCTGGAACAAGTCGTGAAACAATATTGGGGACGTATAATAATTTGTCCACATAAAGTTTATGTCCTCGTCCAAGATAGGGGGTGATCAGTCGCATAACAAGATCATATATCTTCCCCTTGTCCTGATTCTCCTGGCTACCATGGTACATTTCAAAGCGAGAGCAGTACCCATTGCTGGAGTCGCACAACATAAACAACTTCACTCCAAATTTATCTGGTTTGTTCGGCATGTACACCCGAAATGAAAGGTTGCCTCTCCATGCAATCATCCCTTCATCAATTGCAATATTTTCACCAGGGGAGTAAAGTTCCTCAAATTTTTGACGAAATTGATCGTATACTCGGCGCACTTTGAAAATTGGATCATGTCCATCTTGTCCACGGGGAACTTGATTGTCATTGTTGTTCAGGTGAAACAATGACATAATCAACAAAAACTTGTTTTTTGTCATTGTGTTTCCAAAGAATGGAGTCCTCAGCATTTCATCTTTGCTCCAATAGTCATGAATGTCTTGGTGTTGTACCAGTCCCATTCCTATCACGATGGCTATGAAGCGCTTGATATCATCAATGTCAACATCTACCCATTTCCGAAAACGAGATTGCGGCTTCAGATTTCTTCCTTGTGGCGAGTTAAAAAAGTCGGCCGCATATTTGTTTCTTGCACCATAACATTTTCAAGAAACTGTTCTGTGACGATGAGTTTAAAAAACTCTACCATTTTGTTGATAACGGCCAGAACGGACACTTTAGTACACGAGCATACAACACAGACTTCACAGGAAAACAGATTTATATAGAACTGCGCATGCGTGCATTGCACTAAACTACGGAAACACATAATGAACATAATTACGATACATAATATCAACATCCCTTTTTCTTTAAAGAGCTATCAAATTAGtgcaaaataaacatataataTAAGAGAGCATTTGACTAGAAATAAAGACTTTCTTATTATTggattaaacttttcaaatatattagactgtcttttgttatgtttcatcataagaaaataatcaaattaacATTTAAAGATATTGAATCAACAAACAGTCAATCTGGAACATGATCAATGGCGAACATAGTCTTTTAATTTTACAGGTTCCTTGCGAGCACGGATAGATCTACGCAATGTTGGTTCCGGATTGTTTGTAGATAATGTTTCTTGCACAGGACAATCACTTGCATTCACTATTTCGCGAGGTGAACCGATTACAGCTGTGGTTTCAATTGGCTTTTTCTTTTCTGGAAGATTTGCTGGTTCTGGGCTGGTCATTGTTTTCTCAGGGGTGTATTTTGAAACGGTTTCCTCTTGTTTTCCAGGCGCACTGGGGACTTATCTCTTATTACTGCTTCAATTTCAGTGGGTCTAATATGAAGACGATTTCTGCGATAAGTTGTTCCATCCTGTGACTGAATTATGTAGGTCTGGTTATGAAGACAGTCAACAATTTTGCCAAGAATccatttttccttttctttcctTTCAAAGAAAACACTTTGGTTCTGCTTCAGTGTAGGTTTGTCATAAGCCGTTTTGTTATAGTAACGTTTCACCGACTTCTTTCGTTGTTCACGTTTTGGATTGCGACTCGTCTTAGAGAGTATTAGTTTTGGAAGTCTTGTTCGAGTTGGTCTTCCAAACATCATCTCGCACGGACTAAGACCTGTATCTTGTCGAGGGGTATTTCTCTGTTCCATGAGTGCCTCGAATTGGTCTGTTCCTTCCTTGTCGCATTTAATAATCatgtttttgatgatttttaCAGCCGATTCCGCCTTTCCGTTGGCTCTCTGATGGTTTGGTGAGGAGGTAACATGTCGTATTCCCCATTCCGTGGTGAATTTGCTGAATTCATATGAAGTAAATTGGGGTCCTCCATCCGAGACAATAATTGAAGGAATTCCGAAATGTGAAAATTGTTTCTTCAACGTTTTAATCAGTTTCACTGAAGTTGTTGTTGACATCAGATCAACTTCAATGTGATTTGTGTAATAATCAACACTAACAAGGTAAGTATGATTTTTCACTTGAAAAAAATCCAATCCAATCTTGTTCCAGGGTTTGGTTCCTTCATCATGTTGAGTAAGCATGGTTTTTGTTGGTCTAGCTTTCATCTGCTGACAGGCATAACAGTTTTCAGCAATCTGTTTTATGTCACTTTGCATGTTTGGCCAAAATACTGTTCCACGAACACGTCGAATCATAGAATCATAGCCAAGGTGAGCTGAGTGAAGTCGACGCTTAACATCAGATCTAAGAGATTTCGGAATCACTATGGCTTCTCCCTTAACGATAATGTCATTATGGACACTCAATGTATCTCGTAAGTCATAATAATGTTTCACTGGTTCCTCTACCAAATTCTTTCTCTCTGGCCATCCAGTAGTGATGTATGCAATTAAACTTTGCAATTCAGGATCCTTTTCTGTTGCCTTGCTAATCTCTTCAAGACGAACATCTGATATATCTGGATCAAAACATACATTCATAATTCGTGGGCGATCATCTGGATCTTCTACTGTTGCTCTGCTCAATGCATCTGCAATGACAAGGTCTTCACCTTTGATGAACTTGAAAGTAATATCGTATCTGTTCAATTTCATCATGATATCCTGTAGTCTACGTGGAGCAGCTGATAAGGGCTTTTTCAGAATAACTTCTAGAGGTTTGTGGTCATTCTCATTAATCACTTTTCTTCCATAGGTGTACTGGTCAAACTTTTCCAGTCCGAATAGAATAGATAAGGCCTCTTTCTCGATTTGAGCCCATTTTCGTTGTGACGAAGAGAGCGAGCGCGAAGCGTATTCAATTGGCTTTCCACCTTGTAAAAGAACAGCTCCAAGACCATCTTTACTGCTGTCTGTTTGTACAGTCAATTCCAGATCAGGATTGAAGTAGGCTAGAATAGGAGTACAGGTTAGCTGTATCTTGATATCAGTAAATGCCTTTTCACACTTGTCAGTCCACTTCCAGTGAGTGTCTTTGCGTGTGAGTTTTCTAAGTGGTTCCAGAGTTGTGGATAAACTCGGTATAAATTTGGCCATGTACTGCACCATACCACAAAATCTTCTTACACCTGACACATCAGTTGGTCTAGGCATGTCGACAATGGCTTTCACTTTTCCATCGTCTGCTTTCACTCCATTGCTAGTTACTTTGTGCCCATGAAAAGTAATTTCTTGGAGTCCGATTTCTTTTTTTTCGTCATTCAGGATGATCTTTGCTTCATTACATCTTGAGTACAGGAGTTTCAGTTTTTCCTTGTTGTCTCTTTCAGCTTCTAGAATAGTATCTCCACATCCAGTAACAATGATATCGTCCGCTATGGTAAAAACACCTTCAATATCACCCAGAGCTTCAGTCAACTTTCTCTGAAAAATTTCACTAGAAACTTTTAATCCAAATGGGAGTCTCTGCCATCTGTATCGACCAAATGGGGTGATCATGGTTGTCAATAAACTGGATTCATTATCCAACTTAACATGCCAGTATGCCTCTTTTACATCTAACTTGCTAAACAGCTTTGCATTTTGTAGCTTGGGTAGCACATCATCAAGTACAGGTAGTTTATAGTGTTCACGCAATAATGCTGAATTTAAAGCTTGTGGATCAAGACAAATCCTCAATTTGCCATTGGCTTTGTGTACTACTGCCATCTGATTTACCCATTTTGTAGGTGTTGTAACTGGAATAAGGATTCCTCTGTCAACTAGACTGTCAAGTTCTGCTTTCACACGGTCTTTGATAGCGAGAGGGAGTTTTCTACATGGGAGAGTTTTTGGTTGGATCTTGCTATCTATTACAAGGGTAGCTTCTCCAAGGTCACCTAATTCTGATTTAGATGTGGTATTCAGCTTCGAGATAAACTTTTCACCATTCACTGTGATGAGATTCATTTTCTTTATAACATCAAGTCCTAATAAACTCTGAAGTTTATTGCTTACAACTGCAAATGTCACATTCACCACTTCTCCAGATTTTGGGTTTGTAACACACAGGTCTACTTCTCCTAAAGTTTTCAAAGGTGCTGCATCATACACGCGCAGAGTCGATGAGGACGGACGAACTTGTTCCTTTCGAACATACTTCTTTTGGATCGTATTGGTTTGCGCACCACTGTCCAATTGGAAACGTACGTCAcaattgttcacattcataaCTGCCgttaatgaattattattacAGTTCAGCGAGTTCACAGCATTCAGCCAGTGTTCATCTTCATCAGATGACTCGTCATACCGATTTCTCTCTACCAGGTGCACTTTCTTGCATTTCACACTGAAATGATTTCGTCCATGACATTTATTACAAGTTTTTCCCCATGCCGGACATAATTCTTTCTTCCAGACATGTTTGTTTCCACAAAATTTGCACATTTTCTCTCCTCTGTCTTGTGGTGTACTTTGTGCTGTTTTCTTGTAAGGGAACTTGTTTGTACTTTTTCTGTTTCTTGGAGTTTGATGCTCACTAACTTTATGTACactagactggttttccttctTCATTTTTTCTGCTTGTCTATTCGCTTGTTCATAAGactgacaaattttgattgtTTTCTTAAGGTCCAAGTCATCATCCCTAAGAAGAAGCTGTTGCATTTTTCCTGAGCAACTGAATACAATCTTGTCTCTAATCATTCGATCCTCTTCTTTGAAATTACATGATGCCGCTTTTATTCTTAACTCAGTAAGAAACTGGTCAAAAGGTTCCACATACTTGGTACTCCAGAATTTGTGCAATTCTGCCACTTCATTTCTACGAGGATTACAGTACTGTTCGATCTTGTTAAATACATCACCAGGCTTGTTTTTATCTTCATCTTGCGTCCACTCAAAATGATCATAAATTTTAAGAAGTCTCTCACCTCCACAATTGATAATCGTCGCCGTCTGAATTTCCTCCGGTAGTTTCGTCGTACCGCTAGCAATCAGGTAAATTTCCACTTGTCGCTTCCATGATTTATAATTCTCCACTATATTACCAGTGAGAAGGTTTAATTCCGGTGGTAATCTTAAATTAGGATTTATCAAAGCACATGCATTTGCTTGAGCAGGAACTTCATTATCCTCAGGGGGTGCCATACTTTCGCAATGCGGTCAAACGTGGAGTGGTACAActgtaattattttcaaataatcacACATACATACAGTTTTTCTTCAGGAAACTCAAAGAAATAAATGTTCCATATCCTGTGACACTTTTTGCACCGCTGCCACCATGTTGATAACGGCCAGAACGGACACTTTAGTACACGAGCATACAACACAGACTTCACAGGAAAACAGATTTATAAAGAACTGCGCATGCGTGCATTGCACTAAACTACGGAAACACATAATGAACATAATTACGATACATAATATCAACACATTTCACAGTCATCGTCTAAAACAATGTTCATTTTCCTCTCACCTCGGAAGATGGGGGCGTTTACATGGAGATTACCCTGAATCCATGTGTCTCCAAACTCCGCGGTTCCTTCATCGTTCTCCAAATCTTCCCGGTTAAAACCTAGAAATTCTTTGTCTGAATCTTCATTTAGAAAtatttctctttaaaaaaatctcTATTCTCGGCATCTACTTGGTCTAAAATAGCGTTTCCATCCATCACATCTTCTACAACCTCCATCTTGTTCAAATCTCGTAACAAAGCACTCTACTCGGGTTTcgttttctaataatatgataTTAGTAATTCCCTGAATAAGCCAATCAacacaaagaaacaaaaataaattcttcTGTTTTTAGTATTTCAAGTCGGGGTGAATAGATTCTCtttatttcattggttaaaataagaaagaaaacgTCATATGTTGAAAGTCGAAATATTGACGACCGGCAGTGAATGAAAAACATGGCGGTGCTCACTTTATCGACGACCGGCACTGTGAGCGTGTTATCTGGGTCGCCGATTTATCGACGACCGGCAGTACAAGGGTTAAGAAATCGCAGACAAATCATTGATTTGAAGATGATTTGTAAGTGATGCAAATTCCCATGCAAATGAGCTAACAAATCACTCTTAACAAATTGCAAGCAAAtcactttttatacgcccgtcttaggacgggacgtattatgttatggccttcatgtccgtccgtctgttagctttttcgtgtccggctcataacttaaatactatgaggcctagaataatcaaactttgtcagatgatgcatcttgggtagaaggtgtgtcgcacattaaaaccaggtcgctgtgacttttaattaagaagatatgacCAAATATGGCAAAACCCTGTCCgactcataacttgaaaactatgaaacctagaatcaccaaacttggtcaaataatgcatcttaggtagaaggtgtgtcacaccCTACTTTagggtcactgtgacatttaattaaggatattgtttgtttttttttttataaaaagtgtatgttttaatgggtacaatcccTTCTGATCTAATGGTTTTTTTAGTAACcttattcaaaaatgttacatcaagaaaatacatattttttaagatatactGTACAGTTTTTTAAAGCctttataatgtttcttttgtttctaacagtaacaagagaaattccacttgtcccatgggggtagcatgcaaagggcattttgatAAGATTAATTAATGGGTTTAGTGTAAGAAGACTGTCTTAATCACTTCTggtagagcatctctgatcaagcaggtgttatctatatctctagggaattgggcagaaGGAATCTAAGCCTCTTAATTAGTAGTGATCTGTCTTGGTGGTTagcctttattttcaaaatgaagttatcaaaattaatttgacattgtacaatataattttttaattttttcttttcttagcaACCAACATGCAGAGTGTCATTTCTGAGTAAGATGAACAgatggttgcaatatgtatataGGCATATTTTAATGACAAgtaatttgatgttttattaagatGTGGcaataaaaagatatacaatgagcaaagctgcagatttGGCATTTGTTTAAATCCAAAACTACCagttgaaaaaatataaaaatgcactatttgttttcattaaaaaactaCAG encodes the following:
- the LOC125664613 gene encoding uncharacterized protein K02A2.6-like translates to MAPPEDNEVPAQANACALINPNLRLPPELNLLTGNIVENYKSWKRQVEIYLIASGTTKLPEEIQTATIINCGGERLLKIYDHFEWTQDEDKNKPGDVFNKIEQYCNPRRNEVAELHKFWSTKYVEPFDQFLTELRIKAASCNFKEEDRMIRDKIVFSCSGKMQQLLLRDDDLDLKKTIKICQSYEQANRQAEKMKKENQSSVHKVSEHQTPRNRKSTNKFPYKKTAQSTPQDRGEKMCKFCGNKHVWKKELCPAWGKTCNKCHGRNHFSVKCKKVHLVERNRYDESSDEDEHWLNAVNSLNCNNNSLTAVMNVNNCDVRFQLDSGAQTNTIQKKYVRKEQVRPSSSTLRVYDAAPLKTLGEVDLCVTNPKSGEVVNVTFAVVSNKLQSLLGLDVIKKMNLITVNGEKFISKLNTTSKSELGDLGEATLVIDSKIQPKTLPCRKLPLAIKDRVKAELDSLVDRGILIPVTTPTKWVNQMAVVHKANGKLRICLDPQALNSALLREHYKLPVLDDVLPKLQNAKLFSKLDVKEAYWHVKLDNESSLLTTMITPFGRYRWQRLPFGLKVSSEIFQRKLTEALGDIEGVFTIADDIIVTGCGDTILEAERDNKEKLKLLYSRCNEAKIILNDEKKEIGLQEITFHGHKVTSNGVKADDGKVKAIVDMPRPTDVSGVRRFCGMVQYMAKFIPSLSTTLEPLRKLTRKDTHWKWTDKCEKAFTDIKIQLTCTPILAYFNPDLELTVQTDSSKDGLGAVLLQGGKPIEYASRSLSSSQRKWAQIEKEALSILFGLEKFDQYTYGRKVINENDHKPLEVILKKPLSAAPRRLQDIMMKLNRYDITFKFIKGEDLVIADALSRATVEDPDDRPRIMNVCFDPDISDVRLEEISKATEKDPELQSLIAYITTGWPERKNLVEEPVKHYYDLRDTLSVHNDIIVKGEAIVIPKSLRSDVKRRLHSAHLGYDSMIRRVRGTVFWPNMQSDIKQIAENCYACQQMKARPTKTMLTQHDEGTKPWNKIGLDFFQVKNHTYLVSVDYYTNHIEVDLMSTTTSVKLIKTLKKQFSHFGIPSIIVSDGGPQFTSYEFSKFTTEWGIRHVTSSPNHQRANGKAESAVKIIKNMIIKCDKEGTDQFEALMEQRNTPRQDTGLSPCEMMFGRPTRTRLPKLILSKTSRNPKREQRKKSVKRYYNKTAYDKPTLKQNQSVFFERKEKEKWILGKIVDCLHNQTYIIQSQDGTTYRRNRLHIRPTEIEAVIRDKSPVRLENKRKPFQNTPLRKQ